A portion of the Blastopirellula sediminis genome contains these proteins:
- a CDS encoding ABC transporter ATP-binding protein, giving the protein MTKDLRPLSLGADPAADKPADAPQRAAVSIAGLYRALWLYAYGTRWRLVLAMVLLLASSAVKLAVPWLSAQAINALQTEGGEAVMEAGKWAALVIAAHALSWAMHGPGRVLERVVSVHVRQQLSDALYLHLMHAPLAWHERQHSGELQHRIMQATLALYGFAQNQFVYLQILVNFFGPLVALYLLSPPSGLIAMVGGVVIALIVARIDRTLMRLAAEENQAERRYAAALLEALGHVGTVLSLRLGTAMRGLLERRLQAVFAPLKRQIVLNEAKWFTVDMLVLALTWGLVAAYVWQHYSAGEALLIGSVFMLYQYAQQAGGVLGQLAGQFQSMARTRTDYASADVVWNAPQTAPPGAAVPEDWQRLHVDRLRYEHPRHHQAADGRAPSGLHGLSLTLERGSRVALIGPSGAGKSTLLRVLAGLYEPIAGDWTLDDASIPGLRQPANVAALMPQEADVFEASVRENIAFDFAPDETELERALHVSAFDEVAERLPSGLETPISERGFNLSGGERQRLCLARGVIASEGRSLLLLDEPTSALDALTEARVLERLHAHFPEACMVASIHRLSLLPQFDTVVLMEAGLVVDQGTVRELTERQPLMRRLLSGADSE; this is encoded by the coding sequence ATGACCAAAGACCTGCGTCCACTTTCCTTGGGCGCCGACCCGGCCGCTGACAAACCAGCCGATGCGCCCCAGCGTGCCGCCGTGTCGATCGCCGGTCTCTATCGTGCCCTTTGGCTTTATGCGTACGGCACGCGCTGGCGGTTGGTGTTGGCGATGGTGCTGCTCCTCGCTTCCAGCGCGGTAAAGCTCGCGGTTCCTTGGCTTTCGGCCCAGGCGATCAACGCGCTGCAAACCGAAGGGGGCGAGGCCGTGATGGAGGCGGGCAAATGGGCCGCCCTGGTGATCGCGGCTCATGCCCTCTCGTGGGCGATGCACGGGCCGGGGCGAGTGCTCGAACGCGTGGTTAGCGTCCATGTGCGCCAGCAACTTTCCGACGCGCTCTATCTCCACTTGATGCACGCGCCGCTCGCGTGGCACGAGCGGCAGCATTCGGGCGAACTGCAGCACCGCATCATGCAAGCGACGCTGGCCCTGTATGGGTTTGCGCAGAACCAGTTCGTCTACCTGCAGATCCTGGTCAACTTCTTCGGGCCGCTAGTGGCGCTCTACCTGCTGTCGCCCCCTAGCGGCTTGATCGCGATGGTTGGCGGAGTGGTCATCGCACTGATCGTCGCCCGGATTGACCGTACCTTGATGCGGCTGGCTGCGGAAGAGAACCAGGCGGAACGCCGCTATGCCGCGGCGCTGCTCGAAGCGCTCGGCCACGTCGGCACCGTTCTTTCGCTCCGGCTGGGGACAGCGATGCGGGGGCTGCTCGAGCGCCGCCTGCAGGCCGTTTTCGCGCCCCTCAAACGTCAGATCGTGCTGAACGAGGCGAAGTGGTTCACGGTTGATATGCTGGTCCTCGCGCTGACGTGGGGACTGGTCGCGGCCTACGTATGGCAGCATTACTCGGCCGGCGAGGCGCTGCTGATCGGCAGCGTCTTTATGCTTTATCAATACGCGCAGCAAGCGGGCGGCGTGCTCGGGCAATTGGCGGGGCAGTTCCAGAGCATGGCCCGCACCCGCACCGACTACGCGAGCGCCGACGTTGTCTGGAACGCGCCGCAGACGGCGCCGCCTGGGGCGGCCGTCCCCGAAGATTGGCAGCGTTTGCACGTCGACCGACTGCGGTACGAACATCCGCGTCATCACCAGGCGGCGGACGGTCGCGCGCCGAGCGGCCTGCACGGACTGAGCCTGACTTTGGAACGCGGCAGCCGCGTCGCGTTGATCGGCCCGAGTGGCGCCGGCAAGAGTACGCTGCTGCGCGTGCTGGCCGGGCTGTACGAACCAATCGCCGGCGACTGGACGTTGGACGACGCGTCGATCCCCGGTCTGCGTCAGCCGGCCAATGTCGCCGCCTTGATGCCGCAAGAGGCGGATGTGTTCGAGGCGAGCGTCCGCGAGAACATCGCCTTCGACTTCGCCCCCGACGAGACCGAGCTCGAGCGTGCGCTGCACGTCAGCGCCTTTGACGAGGTGGCGGAGCGCCTGCCGAGCGGTCTGGAGACGCCGATCTCGGAACGAGGTTTTAACCTTTCCGGCGGCGAGCGCCAGCGGCTTTGCTTGGCGCGCGGCGTCATCGCTTCCGAGGGTAGAAGCCTGCTGCTGCTCGATGAGCCGACCAGTGCACTCGACGCACTAACCGAAGCGCGGGTGCTGGAACGATTGCACGCCCATTTTCCGGAGGCCTGTATGGTCGCCTCCATCCATCGGCTCAGCCTGCTGCCGCAGTTCGACACCGTAGTGCTGATGGAAGCCGGCCTGGTGGTCGACCAGGGAACGGTCCGCGAGTTGACCGAGCGCCAACCGCTGATGCGGCGTTTGCTAAGCGGGGCTGACTCGGAGTAG
- a CDS encoding FkbM family methyltransferase has protein sequence MTTKVIYDLGANTGDDIPYYLLKSDLVVAVEANPVLCKFIGQKYKSEIEQGRLVVENCVINAEGESGEVDFYIHRSNHVLSQLPPPAASEMEQFERVTLPSQTITEVVERYGTPHYVKIDIEHYDAQILRALFCAGIFPPYVSSESHSVEIFALLVAQGGYNAFKLVDGGTVSDVYANRVITCQQGRPTPISFPQHSAGPFGNDVDGDWLSGRDFMKVLALEGLGWKDIHATNQDAPSSSTSLLQYLLRYLDRKSKAKTRKLISRVKSACSWRRSARPTSATPVRDMTRITPKASQVSA, from the coding sequence ATGACGACGAAGGTAATTTACGATCTGGGCGCCAATACCGGCGACGACATTCCGTACTATCTCTTGAAGTCGGACCTGGTCGTCGCCGTGGAAGCGAACCCCGTTCTGTGCAAATTCATCGGCCAGAAATACAAGTCCGAAATCGAGCAAGGCCGCCTGGTCGTCGAGAACTGCGTCATTAACGCCGAGGGGGAATCAGGCGAGGTCGACTTCTACATTCATCGGTCGAACCATGTCCTGAGTCAGTTGCCTCCGCCGGCGGCGAGCGAAATGGAGCAATTCGAGCGAGTCACGCTTCCCTCGCAAACGATCACCGAGGTCGTCGAACGCTACGGAACGCCTCACTACGTCAAAATTGACATCGAACACTACGACGCCCAAATCTTACGGGCACTGTTTTGCGCCGGCATTTTCCCGCCCTACGTCTCTTCCGAGTCGCATTCGGTTGAAATCTTTGCGCTGCTGGTCGCCCAGGGAGGCTACAACGCGTTCAAACTGGTCGACGGCGGCACTGTCAGCGACGTCTACGCGAATCGCGTGATTACTTGCCAACAAGGACGTCCCACACCGATCTCCTTTCCCCAACATTCGGCCGGGCCTTTCGGTAACGACGTCGACGGCGATTGGCTGTCCGGCCGCGACTTCATGAAAGTGCTCGCCCTCGAGGGCTTGGGCTGGAAGGACATTCATGCAACCAACCAGGATGCGCCCAGCAGTTCCACCTCCCTCCTCCAATACCTCTTGCGGTATCTCGATCGAAAGTCGAAAGCGAAGACCCGCAAACTGATCTCACGCGTCAAATCGGCGTGCTCCTGGCGCCGCAGCGCGCGTCCTACCTCCGCAACGCCAGTACGCGACATGACGCGAATCACGCCAAAGGCCAGTCAAGTTTCCGCCTGA
- a CDS encoding bestrophin family protein: MIVSRNLSFQQVLFYAWKSLLYFSTLSIAVYFLHYELAIPNLTVPFEAVALLSTALAIFLGFKNNNAYDRWWEARKIWGMLVNYSRAWGREVLTLGIDESGKPSEELAQWQRRLIYRHIAFVHALRVFLRQRRAYNKYQDEFFETSNTYDDIRPFLTTDEAEEVLAKDNPPNYLLMIQGRELQEAYQRGWLSDYRFVKLSQTLTEFNNHQGMSERIKNTPLPRAYSYYSRIFVFLHGTLVPFAFVDFLGVFNIPLAMLINFIFLSLDQIGERTEDPFENRPGDTPLTSISVTIEGNLKEMLGETDMPEKPAMIKGIVL; encoded by the coding sequence ATGATCGTCAGTAGAAATCTTAGTTTTCAACAGGTGCTCTTCTACGCCTGGAAGAGCCTCCTCTATTTCTCCACTTTGTCGATCGCCGTTTATTTTCTGCATTACGAGTTGGCGATTCCGAATCTGACGGTCCCGTTCGAAGCGGTGGCGCTGCTCAGTACGGCGCTGGCGATCTTTCTCGGTTTTAAAAACAACAACGCGTATGACCGGTGGTGGGAAGCGCGGAAGATCTGGGGGATGCTGGTCAACTACAGTCGCGCCTGGGGACGCGAAGTGTTGACGCTCGGCATCGACGAATCCGGCAAGCCGAGCGAAGAGTTGGCCCAGTGGCAACGGCGACTGATTTATCGCCATATCGCCTTCGTTCACGCGCTGCGGGTCTTTCTGCGCCAGCGCCGCGCTTATAACAAATATCAGGACGAGTTCTTCGAAACCTCGAACACGTACGATGACATTCGGCCGTTCCTGACGACCGACGAAGCGGAAGAAGTGCTCGCCAAGGATAATCCGCCGAATTACCTGCTGATGATTCAGGGGCGGGAATTGCAAGAAGCGTATCAGCGCGGTTGGCTCTCCGACTATCGCTTCGTGAAGCTCTCGCAAACGCTGACCGAATTCAACAATCACCAGGGAATGAGCGAGCGAATCAAAAACACGCCGCTGCCGCGGGCCTACAGCTATTACTCGCGGATCTTCGTCTTTCTGCATGGGACGCTGGTGCCGTTCGCGTTCGTCGACTTCTTGGGAGTCTTCAACATTCCGCTGGCGATGCTGATCAACTTCATCTTTTTGAGTCTCGATCAGATCGGCGAACGGACCGAAGATCCGTTTGAAAATCGCCCCGGCGACACTCCGCTCACGTCGATCAGCGTCACGATCGAAGGAAACCTGAAAGAGATGCTGGGCGAGACCGATATGCCAGAGAAGCCGGCGATGATTAAGGGAATTGTGCTGTAG
- the topA gene encoding type I DNA topoisomerase, with protein MAKAAKPSKNALVIVESPAKARTISKYLGSGYTVEASIGHVRDLPHGAKEMPEQFKNEEWSYLGVNVNENFEPVYIVPPGKKQQVTKLKKLLKEADELYLATDEDREGEAISWHLQEILQPKVPVKRLVFHEITKEAILNAVAHPRMIDDGLVRAQETRRILDRLYGYEVSPLLWYKVRPRLSAGRVQSVAVRLIVERERERMAFHSATYWDLVGTFIADGKKFNAVLTEADGRRIPSGKDFDTTNGQLKNPAAMLLLDEAGAESLLQRLQSAQFSVESLENKPFTNKPAAPFTTSTLQQEANRKLGFTARHTMRIAQSLYENGHITYMRTDSTNLAEVAIDAARDLVKSEYGADYLPEKPRVYASKVKNAQEAHEAIRPAGHPFQKPEALKGTLNNDEFRLFELIWKRTIASQMSDARGFRIAITLGGGGAKFYVSGKTIEFPGFLRAYVEGSDDPDAELADRETLLPAMRQGQPVDKETFEPKSHTTQPPARFSEASLTRALEEMGIGRPSTYASIIDTILDREYVFKKGTALAPTWLGFAVAKLLEEHLPKLIDYQFTAKMEDDLDAISRGEADQGSYLRDFYFGQDEHGLKEIVQGKIKDVDARVVNSISLGKPANGQFQDEVVVRVGRYGPFVEQGERRGSIPSDLAPDEVTLDKALELLDKAQLGDEPLGYDPATGRPVFIKTGRFGDYVQLGLLETDEEPVEEEAEEKPKGKKKAADKEKPKNASLLKGMQASDITLEVALKLLSLPREVGVHPESNEPIISQNGRFGPYIKCGAETRSLGDISPVDVTLEQALALLAQPKAAGRGRGAAKEPLRTFEASPVTEEPIKLMEGRYGPYLTDGQTNASLPKGVTVEEVTLDQALALLADRAAKAPPKKKKATKKASAKKATPKKTATKKATTKKTTKKATAEKKPKKPKNTDKW; from the coding sequence ATGGCGAAAGCTGCAAAGCCCTCGAAGAACGCACTAGTCATCGTCGAATCTCCGGCGAAAGCGCGCACGATCTCGAAGTATCTGGGCTCGGGTTATACCGTTGAAGCGAGTATTGGGCACGTTCGCGACCTGCCGCATGGCGCGAAGGAGATGCCCGAACAATTTAAGAATGAAGAGTGGAGTTATCTTGGCGTTAACGTCAACGAGAACTTCGAGCCGGTCTACATCGTTCCGCCCGGCAAAAAACAGCAAGTCACCAAGCTGAAAAAGCTACTCAAAGAGGCCGACGAACTTTACCTCGCGACGGACGAAGACCGCGAAGGGGAAGCGATCAGCTGGCATTTGCAAGAGATTTTGCAACCGAAAGTCCCGGTCAAACGACTGGTTTTTCACGAAATCACCAAAGAAGCGATCCTGAACGCCGTTGCGCACCCGCGCATGATCGACGACGGCCTGGTCCGTGCCCAGGAAACGCGCCGCATTCTCGACCGTTTGTACGGTTACGAAGTTTCGCCGTTGCTCTGGTATAAGGTTCGCCCGCGGCTTTCCGCCGGTCGCGTCCAAAGCGTCGCCGTTCGCCTGATTGTCGAGCGTGAACGGGAACGGATGGCGTTCCATTCGGCCACCTACTGGGACCTCGTCGGAACCTTCATCGCCGACGGTAAAAAATTCAACGCCGTCCTGACCGAAGCGGACGGACGCCGCATTCCGTCGGGCAAAGATTTTGACACCACCAATGGACAGTTGAAGAATCCGGCCGCGATGCTGCTGCTCGATGAAGCGGGCGCCGAGAGCCTTTTGCAGCGTCTGCAAAGCGCTCAATTCTCGGTCGAATCGCTCGAGAACAAACCGTTCACCAACAAGCCGGCCGCACCGTTTACGACCAGCACCCTGCAGCAGGAAGCGAACCGCAAGCTTGGCTTCACCGCGCGTCACACGATGCGAATCGCGCAGAGCTTGTACGAAAACGGTCATATCACTTACATGCGTACCGACTCGACCAACCTGGCCGAGGTGGCGATCGATGCGGCCCGTGATCTGGTGAAAAGCGAATATGGCGCCGACTATCTGCCGGAGAAGCCGCGCGTGTACGCCTCGAAGGTGAAGAACGCGCAGGAAGCTCACGAAGCGATTCGTCCCGCCGGTCACCCGTTCCAAAAGCCGGAAGCGCTGAAGGGAACGCTCAACAACGACGAGTTCCGTCTGTTCGAGTTGATCTGGAAACGGACGATCGCCAGCCAGATGTCGGACGCGCGCGGCTTCCGCATTGCGATCACTCTGGGCGGCGGCGGCGCCAAGTTCTACGTCAGCGGCAAAACGATCGAATTCCCCGGCTTTTTGCGAGCTTACGTCGAAGGTTCGGACGATCCTGACGCCGAACTCGCCGATCGCGAAACGCTGCTCCCGGCGATGAGGCAAGGTCAGCCGGTCGACAAAGAAACGTTCGAGCCGAAGAGCCATACCACGCAGCCTCCGGCGCGTTTCAGCGAAGCGTCGCTGACCCGTGCACTGGAAGAAATGGGGATCGGTCGCCCGAGTACGTACGCGTCGATTATCGATACGATTCTCGATCGCGAATATGTCTTCAAGAAGGGAACGGCGCTCGCGCCGACCTGGCTCGGTTTCGCCGTCGCCAAGCTGCTCGAAGAGCATCTGCCGAAGCTGATCGACTACCAATTCACCGCGAAGATGGAAGACGATCTCGACGCGATCAGCCGCGGCGAAGCGGATCAAGGCTCTTACTTGCGCGACTTCTACTTCGGCCAAGATGAACATGGCCTGAAAGAGATCGTCCAAGGGAAAATCAAAGACGTCGACGCTCGCGTCGTGAACTCGATTTCGCTCGGCAAACCGGCCAATGGCCAGTTCCAGGACGAAGTAGTCGTCCGCGTCGGTCGCTATGGACCGTTCGTCGAACAAGGGGAACGTCGCGGCAGCATTCCGTCGGACTTGGCCCCCGATGAAGTGACGCTCGACAAGGCGCTCGAACTGCTCGACAAGGCGCAGCTCGGCGATGAGCCGCTTGGATACGATCCGGCCACCGGACGCCCGGTCTTCATCAAGACCGGCCGCTTCGGCGACTACGTCCAACTGGGCCTGCTCGAAACCGACGAAGAGCCGGTCGAAGAAGAAGCGGAAGAAAAGCCGAAGGGGAAAAAGAAGGCGGCCGACAAAGAGAAGCCGAAAAACGCCTCGCTGCTGAAGGGGATGCAGGCCAGCGACATCACGCTGGAAGTGGCGCTAAAGCTGTTGTCGCTGCCGCGCGAAGTGGGCGTTCACCCCGAATCGAACGAACCGATCATCTCGCAGAACGGCCGCTTTGGCCCGTACATCAAGTGCGGCGCCGAGACCCGCTCGCTCGGCGACATCTCGCCGGTCGATGTGACGCTCGAACAGGCGCTCGCGCTGCTCGCCCAACCGAAAGCGGCTGGTCGCGGCCGTGGCGCGGCGAAAGAACCGCTCCGTACCTTTGAAGCGTCGCCGGTCACCGAAGAGCCGATCAAACTGATGGAAGGCCGCTATGGACCGTACCTGACCGACGGTCAGACGAACGCATCGCTGCCGAAGGGTGTGACGGTCGAAGAGGTGACCCTCGACCAGGCGCTCGCCCTGTTGGCCGATCGGGCCGCCAAGGCGCCGCCGAAGAAAAAGAAGGCGACCAAAAAGGCGAGCGCCAAAAAGGCCACGCCGAAAAAGACCGCCACCAAGAAGGCGACGACCAAGAAAACCACGAAGAAAGCGACCGCCGAAAAGAAACCGAAGAAGCCGAAAAACACCGACAAGTGGTAG